The segment AGACTAAACACTACAATAATTTGTTTACCTCACCTCATGTTAAATCAGTCTTTCAGACTACAATGGTCTTGAAACGTAGTGCAATGGACCATACAATGCACGGCCATCTCTAGTTAGCGATGTGACTATTTGTACATAAAGTAAATTGTGATAagattaaaataaaaaaaagtcAAGAGGAAAGCTTAAATAAGACAAGAACATGTAAATGAGCTATTAAGATGGCTATTTATCGTCCGCGAGGTACTCTAGCCCGAGTCATTCATGCTAAGTTTCACAATGACAACTCCCTGGACAGCATAGACACCCGAAGGGTATGGACCGagtttttatgattttatgaACAGATCTAATAGTTGCTTGCTTCCAAATTCCAGTGGTACTCATTGGCTCACGCGTTGCCTCCCAGGTTTCAGTCGAAATTTGTGGCTCTTGAGCAACCGGATAGCACCACAGTGCACTGGCTGGAACGAACCAAATTACTGTCGGTCAACATATGGTTGCATTTATGGCACGCATTAGCCCGGTCAATTCTCCAGTTTTTTATGACTCAAACCGATATCAATGGCTTTCTAAAGCGTGGCTCAATGTTTATTCTATCAGAGGATCAATTCAACAAGTAGCTTGTAGCTGGAGGATTTTCCGCAACATCGGAGCCGGTTTGATCAAACCATTTTACTTATGTTGGAAAAAATACTTTACGAATGTATTTTAGGTTACGCTTTTGGATATCGGTGCCGGCGACGGCGAAATCTCATTACGAGTGGCCAACACGGTGGCTGAACTAAGTGGAAATGCTGGCCTTAGAGTGTTTGCCACGGAAGCTAGCTGGACCATGCGAGTTAGACTGAAGAAACTCAATTTCAATGTGATTACGGAGATTGGAGGCTTGCAAAACATGGAGCTGATATTATGCCTCAACGTACTAGATAGATGTTTTGACCCATTCAAACTTTTGGAAGATATTCACAATACACTCGCACCAGCGGGTCGAGCGGTCATAGCCTTAGTGCTTCCATATATGCATTATGTTGAGACAAATTCCTCGCATCTGCCTATTCGTTCACTCCTAGAAAGCAGTAACAACGGACGAAGAAGAGGCCACAAAATTTATGGACCTGCTGGAAAACTGTGGTTTCAAAGTAGAGTCCTCGAAGAAAGCTCCATATCTTTGCGAAGGAGACCTTCATCAGTCATTTTATTGGCTGATTGATCTAATTGTTGTAATTTCAAAAAAGGCATCTTAGACCGGTATCGTCTCCAATAACTCTAAATTCTCCAGACTACAAAATTCAGTTAAAACGCACGTACGACCGCGAGTACGAAAAATTAAGCTTGAATTCCTAGTTCTTTCTAAAATAGGTTAATGGCCACGTTGCTAAGCTGAGCATTTATACTTAATACATTTATAGGCTATAGTTTAGGTATCAAATTATATTTGTCTAATAAATTACCAATAATGTAATTTACAAAAATTGTCTGAAATTATGGCATGGGCTGCGTTTGGCGTCACCTAAAATGGAGGCGAATCTAAGCACTACAAAtatacaatttaaaagttgAACGATGTTTATTATATTGAAACATAGCAGATAAGCAAATCTTTGTTCACATATTTCAAAATGGAGTGTAACAGATGCGAACGTATTTGTTCACATATTTTTCTTAAAAATAGATATTTATTAAATTGCAATGGAATATAACAGAATTTTATATAACTCTAAAACAAAGCCAACTTTTTATACCCCTTATGTGGGTACTATCTAGATCTAGATCTAGATCTAATGAGTATTAAGTACACGAATTGTATACTTTTCGATATTAACTCTTTCAAAGAGTTTAGTTTTATGCATAATAATATCTCAGTTTTTGGGATTCGTAAACATCACCTCAAGatagttgttgttgtacaCTATCATTTCAGAGTCTTCGGCACAATGATTGCGCAATGGCAATATTCCACGATAGAGATTTTTGGTGATATTGTACGATCGTTTGATCACAATGTCGTTCTCTCTGGCCAAATCGTTGAATACTGAATAATTGGAAAGTGCTAGCACCTTTGATATAGATGTAAAAAAAATTGGCGCACCATATGTTTGAAGAATCTTAATGAGACATTCCGGCCAATAGCGATCATCTGGTTCCTCTATTTGTACAGAACGAGGATAAAATTGCGAAACAAGAAGAGGGGTCATATTTCCGATCCCTGTTAAATCGAGCTGAAGCATTATAATCAGAGTGGGATCTATTTTGGTCGTCTTTGAAAAACGTGTAAACGTACCAGGTACATTCCGTTTAAGAACCGTTCTTTTTAGATCTCCCACGCAAAAAATTGACTCCTCAGATTCTTGGGCCTCTATCATGTTTCCAATAAAGTACAATTCAAAATTTTGTACACTTTCGTACTGGAGAAAGAAGAATTTTAGATGCATTTCTTCGAAGTAGCGTAGACATTCACTGGTTGCTCCCACAATGTACACGATGACAGCCTTATCTGGTTCAGCCACAATGGTCAAATGGGTCAAAGCTAGGCAAACGGTGCAAACGGTACTAAATGAAGAGCAAGCAGCAAGCAGATCGTACTGCTGAAGATTTTTTGGGCTGTCGTTCACCATTAGCAAAGTAGCATTGTAAAATGTCTCGACAAGATTGGTCTCTTGAAGGATGCTGCTTCTATGGAATTCTTTGATTTGAAATTGATTTGATTCGAGCAGTCGGTAGGGGCTGTAGACGAGGGCTAGGGTTCATAACACTTTCGGCGTGTGATTATCCTTGTCGAGCTGCCGATGGTACTCAGAGCAGTAGGCCACGCCCTCACATCCTGCGCAAGAATTTAGAGGCGTGGTTCGATAGCAAATAACGCAGTAACCAGGATTTCCAATTATTTCTTTCTCGCGCAAGGAAAGAGGTCGCCGGAGTTTGACGCTCAGGATGAGCTTTAACTGAGAAATGGCCTGGTTCAGCATGGTACGGGACAGAACAACACCTTGCAGAAAATGAGGAAATGAAATGGTCTCCACCTGTTGGACTTCCCTTAGAATCCGGCAGAAGTCGCGGTGCTCCATGAGATCCTCAGTAAGATGGGCAACACTGCAATATCGTTGCACCTTGCAATTGCACAACAAATCTGGAGTTTTTTTTAGATGTCTCTTCTAGTTTTCCATTTTCGTTTTCCGGAGTCCTTTGCATTCGCATGGCCTGCAACATACGCGCCCGGTtgtacacacaaacacaacacTTTAAAGACGATCCGTACGATTGCACGTTGACAGTGGTCGTATGCAGGTCCATTATTTGTTGACTATGGATGCGCCGGGAATAATTGGACTTTACTTCGATATATTTTTCGTGAGCCAGCTCAAGGTGAATTTAGTACTAAGGTGACGTCGTCCGCTGTGGTGAGGGTCAATGTAAATTTAGTAAAGCATATTTTATTTTCGCTAACGCTGTATGACTGGTCCTCAACTTAAGTATATTGGAATAGCATTGGATTTTGTGAGCCATACAACAAGTAGTTCATTTCTGAACGAATCCTGGCATCTCTGCTGGTTCCGGTATTTTTAATACtttataatggtatattttgtcaatttcatcaatctattaaatttcattttcaacggtatataaaaatccaataaaagcaagtatttaaattAAGCCAATGAAGTAGAACATTGATTCATCAATTGTATAAAATTATCTGGGCAAAACTGAGAGATCCATATAGATGGGAATATTTGACGGAAGATTAAAAACGAGTATTTATTGGTGCataaccggttgacaacaatgaTTCCCGGCAACACTAATTTTCACACCCTAGGGAAAAGGATATTATAAATTGAGAAAATTTTTTTCATTCCAGGATGTGTAgttatcaggatcgagatatatatatacaagatactaataatatacatgaatatgtctaaaacatatcaatttgagaaaaggtttTTACGTTTCATCTTCAAAagaaattaacgaaatagggtatacaaaggcctATAAACGAatcatgtcttcaaataccagcaacattgcgactgtttttttttttgttgaattaTTTTGTTTATGCCTTGTTTTagccaaaatacaataaaagcaaggactaaactGATCTAAAAAACataaatttattcatcaacggACTAAAATTATGTAGGCAGGACTGAGAGATTTACCTAGCTAGTAATagtcgacggaatatcaaaattgaggaataattataatttaacttgaattcgtcagtatatttgtggtatatttttaaaatcatACAGTATATTTTGCCGATAAATCCCCGGTCACACTGCGTAGCAAACATTGTTTTGATTTGGGGGCAACATGTCAGAAATTAAAGATGAAAAGCAAAAGGCTAGTAATCCTGATAGTAAGCCAGAGAGACCGCGGGGAAACAGGAGAAAAGACAGGAAGGAAAAAAGTAATCCGACCGTC is part of the Drosophila miranda strain MSH22 chromosome Y unlocalized genomic scaffold, D.miranda_PacBio2.1 Contig_Y1_pilon, whole genome shotgun sequence genome and harbors:
- the LOC117189371 gene encoding uncharacterized protein LOC117189371 isoform X2 produces the protein MYLLDLTGIGNMTPLLVSQFYPRSVQIEEPDDRYWPECLIKILQTYGAPIFFTSISKVLALSNYSVFNDLARENDIVIKRSYNITKNLYRGILPLRNHCAEDSEMIVYNNNYLEVMFTNPKN
- the LOC117189373 gene encoding uncharacterized protein LOC117189373, coding for MEHRDFCRILREVQQVETISFPHFLQGVVLSRTMLNQAISQLKLILSVKLRRPLSLREKEIIGNPGYCVICYRTTPLNSCAGCEGVAYCSEYHRQLDKDNHTPKVL
- the LOC117189371 gene encoding uncharacterized protein LOC117189371 isoform X1 — protein: MVNDSPKNLQQYDLLAACSSFSTVCTVCLALTHLTIVAEPDKAVIVYIVGATSECLRYFEEMHLKFFFLQYESVQNFELYFIGNMIEAQESEESIFCVGDLKRTVLKRNVPGIGNMTPLLVSQFYPRSVQIEEPDDRYWPECLIKILQTYGAPIFFTSISKVLALSNYSVFNDLARENDIVIKRSYNITKNLYRGILPLRNHCAEDSEMIVYNNNYLEVMFTNPKN